One Dethiosulfovibrio faecalis genomic region harbors:
- the rimP gene encoding ribosome maturation factor RimP, with protein MEGKNFPKEEIRKIVESLGYEFVGLEVKKESAASFVRVYLDSLGGISVRDCEIVSRRINNWLEESGEDLLDERYYLEVSSPGLERPLLSLDDFRRFSGKEASIRFNELVEGRRRINGVISVSQDDSIRVENEDGVLEFPLEAILSAKLKYVLEKNKKPNNTRKKKGTKKKNKSKKVREEDQ; from the coding sequence ATGGAGGGGAAAAACTTCCCTAAAGAAGAAATACGTAAAATCGTCGAAAGCTTAGGTTACGAATTCGTCGGTCTCGAGGTGAAAAAAGAATCTGCCGCCTCTTTCGTCAGAGTTTATCTGGATTCTCTGGGTGGAATATCCGTGAGGGACTGCGAGATTGTCTCCCGAAGGATCAACAACTGGCTGGAGGAATCCGGAGAGGATCTTCTCGACGAACGCTATTATCTGGAGGTTAGTTCTCCCGGTTTAGAGAGACCGTTATTGAGTTTGGACGATTTTCGCCGTTTCTCGGGGAAAGAGGCATCCATCCGTTTTAACGAACTCGTAGAAGGACGTCGTCGTATAAACGGAGTCATCTCGGTGTCTCAGGATGATTCTATAAGAGTGGAGAACGAAGACGGTGTATTGGAGTTCCCTCTAGAAGCAATCCTCTCAGCTAAGTTAAAATATGTTCTCGAGAAAAATAAAAAGCCCAACAACACCAGGAAGAAAAAAGGCACGAAAAAGAAAAACAAGAGTAAGAAAGTACGTGAGGAGGATCAGTAG
- the nusA gene encoding transcription termination factor NusA, which produces MQLGSDFIRALMQLTEERNLSQSIILGSIEAALASAYKKYKEKNLEPEVKIDGETGDISIMEIRRVVDEVRNPDAEITSEDAAILGFPGLVEGDVVKTEVEIAPESFGRIAAQTARQVIIQRLKDAEREIIFNEFSERVGDLVNGVVFKAENDQILVRISERTEAMLPREERINGENYELGSRMKFYLLDVRQTTRGPRIVVSRTHPGLLRRLMELEIPEIRDGVVEIHGIVREAGARAKVAVTTLDPNVDPVGACVGNGGSRIKTISNELNGEKIDVVIWSDDPLQYIRNTLSPAKVVRVEPVLEQEKSAKVFARPDQLSLAIGKAGQNVRLAARLTGWKVDINPLEAPEKDSMPTLQDLFEDIP; this is translated from the coding sequence ATGCAGCTGGGGAGCGATTTTATTCGAGCTTTGATGCAGCTAACGGAGGAGCGTAATCTCTCGCAATCCATAATTCTGGGCAGTATTGAGGCGGCCCTGGCTTCGGCTTATAAGAAATACAAGGAAAAAAACCTTGAGCCCGAGGTGAAGATAGACGGAGAGACCGGAGACATCTCGATCATGGAGATCAGACGGGTCGTAGATGAGGTGAGAAATCCCGATGCGGAGATAACTTCGGAGGACGCTGCAATCCTGGGTTTCCCTGGGCTGGTCGAGGGAGACGTGGTCAAGACAGAGGTAGAGATCGCCCCTGAGAGTTTCGGACGTATAGCGGCTCAGACCGCCAGACAGGTGATAATTCAGCGCTTGAAGGATGCCGAGAGGGAGATCATCTTCAACGAGTTCTCCGAAAGGGTAGGAGATCTCGTCAACGGTGTCGTGTTCAAGGCCGAAAACGACCAGATTCTCGTCCGTATAAGCGAGAGGACCGAGGCAATGCTCCCCAGGGAAGAGCGCATAAACGGAGAAAACTACGAATTGGGCTCTAGGATGAAATTTTACCTGTTGGATGTTCGCCAGACGACCAGGGGTCCTAGAATCGTGGTCTCCAGAACCCATCCGGGGCTATTGCGCCGCCTTATGGAGCTGGAGATACCGGAGATCCGAGACGGAGTGGTCGAGATACATGGGATCGTTCGGGAGGCCGGAGCCAGGGCCAAGGTTGCAGTGACCACCTTGGATCCCAATGTCGATCCTGTCGGGGCTTGTGTCGGAAACGGTGGCTCCAGAATCAAGACCATAAGCAACGAGCTCAACGGAGAAAAGATCGACGTGGTAATATGGAGCGATGATCCTCTTCAATATATAAGAAATACCCTTTCTCCCGCTAAGGTGGTCAGGGTAGAGCCGGTTTTGGAGCAGGAGAAATCCGCCAAGGTATTTGCCCGTCCCGATCAGCTTTCTCTCGCCATAGGAAAGGCGGGACAAAACGTTCGTCTTGCTGCCCGTCTTACCGGGTGGAAAGTGGACATCAATCCCCTAGAGGCTCCGGAAAAGGATTCGATGCCTACTTTGCAGGATTTGTTCGAGGATATCCCATAA
- the rnpM gene encoding RNase P modulator RnpM: protein MCLVCRRHDVPANFIRVVRRPDGTVVVDDSGRVNGRGAYLCPSSRCVQTAFRQKRLDKALKVRVPEDIYLRLLDRVRGLEDSDDA, encoded by the coding sequence ATGTGTCTAGTATGTCGTAGACACGACGTACCCGCGAACTTTATTCGTGTAGTTCGTCGTCCCGACGGAACCGTCGTCGTAGACGATTCAGGAAGGGTCAACGGTCGAGGGGCATATCTATGCCCCTCCAGTCGCTGTGTTCAGACGGCGTTTCGTCAAAAACGTCTGGATAAAGCCCTCAAGGTAAGGGTGCCGGAGGACATTTACCTTCGTTTGCTTGATAGGGTTAGGGGCTTGGAGGATAGCGACGATGCCTGA
- the infB gene encoding translation initiation factor IF-2 has product MSKIRVYELAKMLEMSNKELMEILHDMDVEATSHMSSLDVETAQQIEDIVKNSSGNERKTSRKEDKPRVGISVPEGSSIKEVADILKVSPADAVKTLIAQGVMLPASAQADDSVLAMLSDAYEVDIEWAVEVVDEEPHKTTLKPELKGKNLQPRAPIVTVMGHVDHGKTTLLDTIRNTNITAREAGGITQHIGASRVSHDGKDIVFLDTPGHAAFTSMRARGAQCTDIAILVVAADDGVMPQTIEAINHAKAAGVPIIVAVNKMDKPGANPDRVKQQLSDQGLIPEDWGGDTIMVHVSAKSGENIDQLLEMILLVAEMEELKADPTVSPEGVVVEAELDKGKGSVATVLVQQGTLKRGDIVLLDSSWGKVRAMIDASGKQVKAAGPSTAVEILGLNEVPQPGERFFVVENEKTARDAIAAKEQEKRLEANKMAPRMTLEELYSKMQDGETPMLNLLIKCDVQGSIEALTGSLDKLTTDEVGINIVHTGVGGLSESDIMLASASDAIVIGFNVRPDANAKKMAEKEHVQVRLYRVIYDIIDDIKAAMEGMLAPDIREKIVGQAEIREIFKVPKVGKVAGCMVTEGSVKRGSKVRLIRDRVVYWEGELSALRRFKDDVAEVTSGYECGMSFAKFQDIKEGDVVEAYELIEEKRTL; this is encoded by the coding sequence TTGAGTAAAATCAGGGTCTACGAGCTTGCAAAGATGCTGGAAATGAGCAACAAAGAGCTTATGGAGATACTGCACGATATGGACGTGGAGGCTACGAGCCATATGAGTTCTTTGGACGTGGAAACGGCTCAACAGATTGAGGATATAGTGAAAAATTCCTCTGGTAATGAAAGAAAAACCTCCAGAAAAGAGGATAAACCTAGGGTAGGAATCTCCGTTCCGGAAGGATCTTCCATCAAGGAAGTGGCGGATATTCTCAAGGTCTCCCCTGCAGATGCCGTAAAGACCCTTATAGCTCAGGGCGTGATGCTACCTGCATCGGCACAGGCCGACGATTCGGTGTTGGCCATGCTCTCGGATGCTTACGAGGTCGATATCGAGTGGGCCGTCGAGGTCGTCGACGAGGAACCTCATAAAACCACGTTGAAACCGGAACTTAAGGGCAAGAACCTTCAGCCAAGAGCCCCTATCGTGACGGTTATGGGGCATGTCGATCACGGCAAGACAACCCTTCTGGATACCATCAGGAACACGAACATAACGGCTAGGGAAGCTGGCGGAATAACGCAGCATATAGGGGCTTCCAGGGTTAGCCATGATGGCAAGGATATCGTCTTTCTCGATACCCCGGGACACGCCGCTTTTACCTCCATGAGGGCCAGAGGTGCTCAGTGTACCGATATCGCCATTTTGGTGGTGGCAGCCGACGATGGTGTAATGCCTCAGACCATAGAAGCCATAAACCACGCCAAGGCCGCCGGAGTTCCCATAATAGTGGCGGTCAACAAGATGGATAAGCCTGGAGCCAATCCCGACAGGGTCAAACAGCAGCTCAGCGATCAGGGACTGATTCCCGAAGATTGGGGCGGAGACACCATAATGGTCCATGTCTCGGCGAAGTCCGGCGAAAACATAGACCAGCTTTTGGAGATGATCCTTCTCGTCGCTGAGATGGAGGAACTCAAGGCCGATCCGACCGTTTCTCCCGAGGGAGTCGTCGTAGAAGCCGAGTTGGACAAGGGCAAGGGCTCGGTTGCCACGGTTCTGGTTCAGCAGGGAACCCTTAAAAGAGGGGACATCGTGTTGCTGGACTCCTCCTGGGGAAAGGTTCGGGCCATGATAGACGCATCGGGCAAACAGGTGAAGGCAGCCGGCCCCAGCACTGCGGTGGAGATCCTGGGGCTTAACGAGGTTCCTCAGCCGGGAGAGCGTTTCTTCGTGGTGGAAAACGAAAAGACCGCAAGGGATGCTATCGCGGCCAAGGAACAGGAGAAGCGCCTGGAGGCTAACAAGATGGCTCCCAGGATGACCCTGGAGGAACTCTACAGCAAGATGCAGGACGGCGAGACCCCCATGCTGAACTTGCTGATCAAATGTGATGTCCAGGGAAGTATAGAGGCTCTTACCGGTTCTTTGGACAAGTTGACGACCGATGAGGTCGGAATAAACATCGTCCATACCGGTGTGGGTGGATTGTCCGAGTCCGATATCATGTTGGCATCCGCATCGGACGCCATAGTCATCGGTTTCAACGTTCGTCCCGACGCCAACGCCAAGAAAATGGCGGAGAAAGAGCACGTCCAAGTCCGTCTCTACCGGGTTATATACGATATTATCGATGACATCAAGGCGGCCATGGAGGGAATGCTTGCTCCGGACATAAGGGAAAAAATAGTCGGTCAGGCGGAGATAAGGGAGATCTTCAAGGTTCCCAAGGTGGGAAAGGTCGCCGGATGTATGGTGACGGAAGGCTCCGTCAAGAGGGGGTCGAAGGTCCGGTTGATAAGAGACAGAGTGGTCTACTGGGAAGGAGAGCTTTCCGCTCTCAGGAGGTTCAAGGACGATGTTGCCGAGGTGACCTCCGGTTACGAGTGTGGAATGAGCTTCGCTAAATTCCAGGATATAAAAGAAGGCGATGTCGTAGAAGCCTACGAACTGATAGAGGAAAAGAGAACCCTATAG
- the rbfA gene encoding 30S ribosome-binding factor RbfA has product MAGFRIERVNKELQREISRLLEFSVKDENAKRAVITGVDCAKDLKSAKIYFTTISQEDRRSVSESLKKVRTFLRSSLAQSLRIRTVPELRFIYDTSGEYGRSIDRLLDMVVTHDEDSDYVEGDDGERE; this is encoded by the coding sequence ATGGCGGGATTTCGAATAGAGAGAGTCAACAAAGAACTTCAAAGGGAAATATCCCGTCTCCTGGAGTTCTCCGTAAAGGACGAAAATGCCAAAAGAGCGGTTATAACCGGGGTCGACTGCGCTAAGGACTTGAAATCGGCAAAAATCTATTTCACGACTATTTCTCAGGAAGATCGTCGTTCTGTCTCGGAGTCCTTGAAAAAAGTGAGAACTTTCCTCAGATCCTCCCTCGCTCAGAGTTTGAGGATAAGGACGGTTCCAGAGTTGCGTTTCATCTACGATACGAGCGGAGAATACGGGAGATCTATCGACAGACTTCTAGATATGGTGGTAACTCATGACGAGGACTCCGATTATGTCGAGGGTGACGATGGAGAACGAGAATAA
- a CDS encoding DHH family phosphoesterase yields the protein MSRVTMENENKALLITTLKDSDIWILVSHVKPDGDTLGSASALFKIGLSLGKDVRWYGKDPFPERYRFLFASERYESVQSLPDIPEHSVVIALDVSTLDRGVEGMSKGEKLVVIDHHGDNARFGDINLIEDVSSVGEMIYRLAGDLNVSISADMAESIYVAIATDTGGMTFSNTGGKTLRIVADLLDCGLPLQRVVRMLYHNDTVERLHLWGRAYERVVRLDGLCYSWLYDADFEETHTEQDDTESLVNSLMKIKDTKVAVLFVENDKDVKVSLRSDGSLSVREIAHLWNGGGHPCASGCRLTGPMDEVIARVLDSIYKR from the coding sequence ATGTCGAGGGTGACGATGGAGAACGAGAATAAGGCCCTCTTGATTACCACCTTAAAAGATAGCGATATTTGGATATTGGTAAGTCACGTAAAGCCCGACGGCGATACTCTGGGGTCCGCAAGCGCTCTTTTTAAAATAGGTCTGTCTTTGGGAAAGGATGTTCGATGGTACGGCAAGGATCCTTTTCCCGAGCGCTATCGTTTTTTATTCGCCTCCGAGCGTTATGAATCGGTCCAATCCCTGCCGGACATCCCAGAGCACTCCGTAGTTATCGCTTTGGACGTGAGTACCCTCGATAGAGGAGTAGAAGGAATGTCTAAAGGGGAAAAACTGGTGGTTATCGACCATCACGGCGATAACGCCAGATTCGGGGATATCAACTTGATAGAGGATGTCTCCTCGGTCGGGGAGATGATCTACCGTTTGGCAGGAGATCTGAACGTGTCGATCTCGGCCGATATGGCAGAGTCCATATACGTGGCGATAGCTACCGATACAGGTGGCATGACCTTTTCCAACACCGGTGGGAAGACCCTGAGAATCGTGGCCGATCTTCTTGATTGTGGGTTGCCCCTTCAGCGCGTCGTAAGGATGCTTTATCATAACGACACGGTTGAAAGACTTCATCTTTGGGGACGGGCATACGAACGTGTGGTTCGACTAGATGGTCTGTGTTATTCGTGGTTGTACGATGCGGACTTCGAGGAGACCCATACAGAACAGGACGATACGGAATCGTTGGTCAACTCTCTTATGAAAATCAAGGATACCAAGGTCGCTGTATTGTTCGTCGAAAACGATAAAGACGTGAAGGTAAGTCTTCGCTCCGACGGTAGTTTGTCCGTCAGAGAGATAGCTCATCTATGGAACGGCGGAGGACATCCATGTGCCTCCGGATGCCGATTGACAGGTCCCATGGACGAGGTGATCGCCCGTGTCCTCGACTCGATTTACAAACGGTAG
- the truB gene encoding tRNA pseudouridine(55) synthase TruB, protein MIIDKPEGVRSTACVSAVKRVFGRGVKVGHAGTLDSTAQGLLIVLVGKATRLCRYVMDLPKNYLGIVKFGMKTSTDDGTGDILSSMDGELSIDRRSLESLVPSFLGIRMQRPPSISALKVDGRRAHVVSRSEKLMALPSRPVFITSLEVQGVFADKGEAVIEVVCHKGTYIRSIARDMGDMSGYGAHLSSLRRISTGPFDVSDGVSFSEEMDCLDKEVLSQFLLPVDFISRAYRSYEITRHEDLGSLKNGLSLPLSTLRPIKNDKAWCCSRAVVTGEGLLSVCRFRFEDDRCYLVPETNLLLESPS, encoded by the coding sequence TTGATAATAGATAAACCCGAGGGAGTCAGAAGCACCGCCTGTGTCTCCGCAGTAAAGAGGGTTTTCGGCAGAGGCGTCAAGGTGGGGCATGCCGGTACGCTGGATTCCACGGCCCAAGGGCTGCTGATCGTCCTGGTCGGGAAGGCCACCCGTCTATGTCGTTACGTTATGGATCTGCCAAAAAACTATCTGGGAATCGTCAAGTTCGGAATGAAGACCTCCACCGACGATGGAACCGGAGATATCCTGAGCTCTATGGATGGTGAACTCTCTATCGACCGGAGATCATTGGAATCTTTAGTGCCATCCTTTTTGGGAATAAGGATGCAGCGCCCTCCCTCCATATCGGCCTTGAAGGTCGACGGTCGGAGAGCTCACGTCGTATCCAGATCGGAGAAGTTGATGGCGTTACCGTCGAGACCGGTCTTTATAACCTCCTTAGAAGTTCAGGGGGTTTTTGCCGATAAAGGAGAGGCCGTCATAGAAGTGGTCTGTCATAAAGGCACCTATATAAGGAGTATCGCCAGGGACATGGGAGATATGTCCGGATATGGGGCCCATCTGAGCTCCTTACGCAGAATCTCTACCGGGCCCTTTGACGTATCGGATGGGGTGTCCTTTTCGGAGGAGATGGACTGTCTCGACAAAGAGGTGCTCTCGCAATTCCTGCTTCCTGTGGATTTCATATCCCGAGCTTACAGGAGCTATGAGATAACGAGGCATGAAGATCTTGGATCTCTCAAGAATGGACTTTCTCTTCCCCTTTCCACGCTGAGGCCTATAAAAAACGATAAGGCCTGGTGCTGCTCGAGGGCTGTAGTCACAGGGGAAGGTCTTCTGTCGGTATGCAGGTTCCGTTTTGAGGACGACCGTTGTTATCTGGTTCCTGAGACCAATCTGCTGCTGGAGAGTCCTTCATGA
- the ribF gene encoding riboflavin biosynthesis protein RibF — MIVVLGAFDGYHLGHQRLFSVASSMAERESCGWAVVSFTPHPKTVLMHERVSLLFTEEEKILLREILSIPTMIQFPFTSRLSSMDPEDFFSYMDREIGVSGVVVGDNFRFGRERRGDVGTLSEICNAKGIPFSSVLPVTIDGSVVSSTSIRDLISRGKVSEASTRLGYPFFMRGHVIEGCRRGRKMGVPTANLSFPSTKIIPKPGVYAGAAYLDGEWCPAAISIGNNPTFGDISENRVEVHIIDKNEDLYDQTLYVLFFDRLRSERRFPDPERLASQLKDDIKRTKGIFGGKSDILRPFYNSSALNCMIYRGTIPFVPGAGL; from the coding sequence ATGATAGTCGTTCTGGGGGCCTTCGACGGCTACCACCTAGGGCATCAGAGGCTTTTCTCCGTCGCATCCTCCATGGCCGAGAGGGAATCCTGCGGATGGGCGGTAGTCTCTTTTACCCCTCATCCCAAGACTGTACTGATGCACGAAAGAGTCTCCTTGCTCTTCACTGAGGAAGAAAAAATCCTTTTGAGAGAAATACTGTCCATCCCGACGATGATACAGTTTCCCTTTACCTCTCGGCTTTCCTCGATGGACCCGGAGGATTTTTTTTCCTACATGGATAGAGAGATAGGCGTCTCTGGTGTAGTCGTAGGGGATAATTTCAGGTTCGGGAGGGAAAGAAGGGGAGATGTCGGCACCCTTTCGGAGATATGTAATGCCAAAGGAATTCCGTTTAGTTCAGTGCTTCCGGTTACCATCGATGGTTCCGTGGTAAGCAGCACCTCGATAAGGGATCTAATCTCTAGGGGCAAGGTTTCGGAGGCCTCGACTAGACTAGGTTATCCCTTCTTCATGAGAGGTCACGTAATAGAGGGATGCAGAAGAGGACGGAAGATGGGGGTTCCTACTGCTAACCTATCCTTCCCGTCCACTAAGATAATTCCCAAACCAGGAGTGTACGCCGGTGCTGCCTATCTGGACGGCGAATGGTGCCCTGCAGCCATCTCGATCGGAAATAATCCCACGTTCGGCGATATATCGGAAAACAGGGTAGAGGTCCATATAATCGATAAAAACGAAGATCTCTACGATCAGACTCTATACGTTCTGTTTTTCGATAGGCTCAGATCCGAACGACGTTTCCCCGATCCCGAAAGGCTCGCAAGTCAGTTAAAGGACGACATAAAGAGGACCAAGGGAATTTTCGGGGGTAAAAGCGATATCCTTAGACCTTTTTATAATTCCTCGGCCTTGAATTGTATGATATACCGTGGTACAATTCCCTTCGTTCCAGGTGCGGGCCTGTAG
- a CDS encoding DUF1850 domain-containing protein encodes MGEEVLVDEYMYPGSLFETGYIHSVQKTPVEDVYVVVDGKLWLWEERVVSHNAGLPSESPYRGYYLSDKEWMHFFGGRYSTKRYMLRVGDDVLGRNVCRFYGRPDWIDLFDIVPGKRCVVSVETKPFLTTLVGM; translated from the coding sequence GTGGGAGAAGAGGTCCTGGTCGACGAATATATGTATCCCGGAAGCTTGTTCGAGACCGGTTATATTCACTCTGTTCAAAAAACCCCGGTGGAGGACGTCTACGTCGTTGTCGATGGAAAACTGTGGCTTTGGGAGGAGCGGGTGGTCTCTCACAACGCAGGTCTTCCGTCGGAATCCCCTTATCGTGGGTATTATCTGTCGGATAAAGAGTGGATGCATTTTTTCGGTGGACGCTACAGCACAAAGAGGTATATGCTGAGAGTCGGAGATGATGTGTTGGGGCGAAACGTATGCCGTTTTTACGGTCGGCCCGACTGGATCGATCTGTTCGATATCGTTCCAGGTAAAAGATGCGTAGTCTCTGTAGAGACGAAGCCTTTTTTGACGACTCTCGTGGGGATGTGA
- a CDS encoding TRAP transporter permease — MSDVLEGKIAEENQTIDLDDLRKKFDTEARYRELGDWQGMLITILAVSMSAFHFYTSGFGLLLALQQRAVHLAFVMALVFLLYPARQSSPKDKIPLMDFALAAVAAYSALYLVINFNELVNRAGLPTQMDIVMGFVCILLLLEATRRVSSPILPCIAIFFLIYCFYGRAFPELFQHRGFSIKRIINHMYLGTEGVFGIPLGVSATFVFMFILFGSVLEQTGLGKFIIDLAMALAGHSTGGPAKVAVLSSGLMGSISGSSVANVCTTGMFTIPLMKSVGYQSHFAGAVEAVASTGGQIMPPVMGAAAFIMAQFLGIPYIHVALAAIVPALLYYFAVMIQVHLEANRLGLKGLPKEQLPKLVPLLKEKGLLLLPIIGIIYFLIAGYTPLKAAFNGILISIAVSYFNRDTWLTPKKLAAAFENGARGAIGVACACATVGIIVGTATLTGLGLRIASAVVAIAGGKLLPTLLLTMVACILLGAGLPTTANFIVTSTMCAPALFQLGVAPIAAYMFVLYFGIAADLSPPVALAAYAGAGIAGADPFKTGATAIKLALAGFLVPYIYAYNPILVLVNFTLGRFAMSVGTAVLGVFLLGMSTVGFYKCPMNPVFRIVALSGALCLLIPGIYSDLAGLSVLVVLHILQAAKAKRLNASAA; from the coding sequence TTGAGCGACGTCTTAGAGGGAAAGATCGCCGAGGAAAATCAGACCATTGATCTCGACGATCTGAGAAAAAAATTCGATACCGAGGCTAGATACAGGGAATTAGGGGATTGGCAGGGTATGTTGATAACTATCCTGGCGGTCTCTATGTCCGCGTTTCACTTTTATACCTCGGGTTTCGGGCTTTTGCTTGCCCTTCAACAAAGGGCGGTACACTTGGCTTTCGTCATGGCCCTGGTGTTCCTGCTTTATCCGGCAAGGCAGAGCTCTCCCAAGGATAAAATTCCCCTGATGGATTTCGCCTTGGCCGCAGTGGCAGCTTATTCCGCTCTTTACCTGGTGATAAATTTCAACGAACTAGTCAACAGGGCGGGGCTTCCGACTCAGATGGACATAGTTATGGGCTTTGTCTGTATATTGCTTTTGCTAGAGGCAACCAGAAGGGTGTCCAGTCCAATATTGCCCTGCATAGCTATTTTCTTTCTCATCTACTGTTTTTATGGGAGGGCCTTTCCCGAGCTTTTTCAGCATAGGGGATTCAGCATAAAGAGGATCATCAACCATATGTACCTCGGGACGGAGGGGGTTTTCGGTATCCCTCTCGGGGTGTCGGCGACCTTCGTCTTTATGTTCATATTGTTTGGCTCAGTCCTTGAGCAGACCGGACTCGGAAAGTTCATCATCGATCTGGCCATGGCTCTGGCCGGACATAGCACCGGTGGTCCCGCCAAGGTCGCGGTTTTGAGCTCCGGACTTATGGGATCGATATCCGGTTCCTCTGTGGCTAACGTATGTACTACAGGTATGTTTACCATCCCATTGATGAAGAGCGTGGGCTATCAGAGTCATTTCGCCGGAGCGGTTGAGGCGGTTGCATCTACCGGAGGACAGATAATGCCACCGGTGATGGGGGCGGCGGCTTTCATAATGGCTCAGTTTCTTGGTATTCCCTACATACATGTGGCTCTCGCTGCTATCGTTCCGGCCTTGCTTTACTACTTTGCCGTTATGATTCAGGTCCATCTGGAGGCCAATCGACTTGGTCTGAAGGGACTTCCCAAGGAACAACTGCCTAAATTGGTTCCCCTTCTGAAGGAAAAGGGGCTTTTGTTGCTTCCCATAATCGGGATCATCTATTTCCTGATAGCCGGATATACTCCCCTGAAGGCCGCTTTTAACGGCATTCTTATAAGCATAGCCGTGTCTTATTTCAACAGGGATACCTGGCTTACCCCGAAGAAGCTGGCAGCAGCGTTTGAAAACGGAGCCAGAGGCGCTATAGGAGTGGCCTGTGCCTGTGCTACCGTAGGTATAATAGTCGGGACAGCCACATTGACCGGACTGGGCCTTAGAATAGCCAGCGCCGTAGTCGCCATCGCTGGCGGCAAGCTCCTTCCAACCCTGCTCCTGACCATGGTTGCATGTATACTTCTCGGGGCCGGGTTGCCTACGACTGCCAACTTCATAGTCACGAGCACCATGTGTGCACCAGCTTTGTTCCAGTTGGGAGTCGCTCCTATCGCGGCCTATATGTTCGTCCTCTACTTCGGTATAGCAGCGGATCTAAGCCCGCCCGTCGCGTTAGCAGCCTATGCCGGAGCTGGAATAGCGGGAGCCGATCCGTTTAAGACCGGGGCGACGGCTATAAAATTGGCCCTGGCGGGTTTCCTGGTTCCCTACATATACGCGTACAATCCGATATTGGTTTTGGTTAATTTCACTTTGGGAAGATTCGCCATGTCAGTTGGCACGGCCGTGCTAGGGGTGTTCCTGCTGGGGATGAGCACCGTCGGTTTCTACAAATGTCCCATGAACCCGGTCTTTCGTATAGTCGCTTTGTCCGGTGCTCTCTGTCTGTTGATACCGGGTATTTACAGCGATTTAGCCGGACTCTCCGTTTTGGTGGTGCTGCATATTCTTCAAGCTGCTAAAGCGAAACGGTTGAACGCTTCCGCCGCCTAG